In a genomic window of Syntrophobacterales bacterium:
- the atpB gene encoding F0F1 ATP synthase subunit A, translating to METFLFFENHWLEEHHLVIVCYTWFIMAMLAVLSWLATRRVTIIPGKLQNFMEVIIETIDSFLVDTMGPQGRRFFPLVATLGIYILVSNLIGLIPGFESPTSSVNTNASMALSVFAITHIVGVRVHGVKYIKQFMGPIWWLTPLIMPIEIISHIARPLSLSIRLFGNIKGEDIVLAVILMLTPLLVPLPVFVLMIFTSFIQTVVFMILTMMYIAGAMEEAH from the coding sequence ATGGAAACATTTCTGTTTTTCGAGAACCACTGGCTTGAGGAACACCACCTTGTCATTGTCTGCTACACCTGGTTTATCATGGCTATGCTTGCCGTCCTGTCCTGGCTGGCCACACGCCGTGTGACCATTATCCCCGGAAAACTGCAGAATTTCATGGAGGTGATCATCGAAACGATTGACTCCTTCCTGGTTGACACGATGGGGCCTCAGGGACGCAGGTTCTTTCCTCTGGTGGCAACGCTCGGCATCTACATCCTCGTTTCCAATCTCATCGGCCTGATCCCCGGTTTTGAGTCTCCGACCTCAAGCGTCAACACGAACGCCTCCATGGCGCTTTCGGTATTCGCCATAACCCACATCGTCGGGGTCAGGGTGCATGGCGTAAAATACATAAAACAGTTCATGGGCCCCATCTGGTGGCTGACGCCGCTGATCATGCCGATCGAGATCATCAGTCACATCGCCCGTCCACTCTCCCTTTCCATTCGTCTTTTCGGCAATATCAAGGGGGAGGACATCGTGCTTGCCGTCATTCTCATGCTTACTCCACTTCTGGTGCCGCTGCCGGTTTTTGTGTTGATGATCTTCACCTCTTTCATCCAGACAGTGGTCTTTATGATCCTGACCATGATGTACATAGCCGGGGCGATGGAAGAGGCCCACTGA
- a CDS encoding NAD-dependent epimerase yields the protein MRKILVTGAAGFIGFHLSRRLLAEGNAVCGLDNLNPYYDVTLKEARLKIVEQHAAFNFVRGELSNRATIEKLFAENSFDIVVNLAAQAGVRYSLTNPHAYVESNLVGFMNILEGCRHSHVKHLLFASSSSVYGANTRMPFSVHDNVDHPLSLYAATKKANELMAHTYAALYKLPCTGLRFFTVYGPWGRPDMALFLFTRAILENRPIDVFNNGNMKRDFTYIDDIVEGLVRVIDKTPEPNPAWSGDKPDPSSSFAPYRLYNIGNNNPVRLLDFIETLEKQLGKTAVRNYLPMQPGDVPETRADVDDLMADVGFRPATPIAEGIRRFVAWYREYYG from the coding sequence ATGAGAAAAATATTGGTGACAGGGGCGGCCGGCTTTATCGGTTTTCACCTTTCCCGGCGCCTCCTGGCAGAGGGAAATGCCGTATGCGGCCTTGACAATCTTAATCCCTATTACGACGTCACGCTGAAAGAGGCCCGCCTCAAAATAGTTGAACAGCATGCTGCCTTTAACTTTGTCAGGGGCGAGCTCTCCAACCGGGCGACCATCGAAAAACTGTTTGCCGAAAACAGCTTCGACATTGTCGTCAATCTGGCCGCTCAGGCGGGGGTTCGCTACTCGCTGACCAATCCGCACGCCTATGTGGAGAGCAACCTCGTCGGCTTTATGAACATCCTCGAGGGGTGCCGCCACAGCCATGTAAAGCATCTCCTTTTCGCCTCTTCGAGCTCCGTTTACGGGGCCAATACAAGAATGCCGTTTTCTGTTCACGACAACGTCGATCACCCGCTGAGCCTGTACGCGGCAACGAAGAAGGCCAACGAGCTGATGGCCCACACCTACGCGGCGCTCTACAAGCTCCCCTGCACGGGGCTGCGTTTCTTCACCGTTTACGGCCCCTGGGGCAGACCGGACATGGCCCTTTTCCTTTTTACCCGGGCGATCCTCGAAAACCGACCGATCGATGTGTTCAACAATGGCAATATGAAGCGCGATTTCACCTATATAGACGACATCGTCGAGGGGCTGGTCCGGGTCATTGACAAAACCCCGGAACCGAATCCGGCCTGGAGCGGGGACAAGCCCGACCCCTCGTCCAGCTTCGCCCCTTACCGGCTCTACAACATCGGGAACAACAACCCGGTAAGACTGCTTGATTTCATTGAAACGCTGGAAAAACAGCTCGGGAAAACCGCCGTCCGTAATTATCTGCCGATGCAGCCGGGCGATGTGCCGGAGACCCGCGCCGATGTGGACGATTTGATGGCCGACGTCGGCTTCCGGCCGGCAACTCCGATTGCTGAAGGAATCAGACGTTTCGTAGCCTGGTATCGGGAATATTACGGATAG
- the hemL gene encoding glutamate-1-semialdehyde 2,1-aminomutase, which produces MGNSDLFSRAGKVIPGGVNSPVRAFRAVGGTPLFIREASGATIRDTEGNSYLDYVCSWGPMILGHAEAGVVAAIQAAAGRGTSFGAPTELEIEMAERIVAAFPSIEAVRMVSSGTEATMTAIRLARGWTGRDKIVKFTGCYHGHADSLLVKAGSGVATLGIPGSPGIPKALAGLTLSLPYNDLEAVRKTFAKFGGEIACIIVEPVAANMGVVMPKPGFLEGLREITSANGSLLIFDEVITGFRVAFGGWQTLTGIRPDLTCLGKIIGGGLPVGAMGGKREIMEHLAPVGPVYQAGTLSGNPLAMSAGIKTLDILRGKDYAALEKKTAKLGNAFSELFQTNKIPVQINQTGSLFTIFFTKETVVDYESALKSDTALFGKFFHGMLAAGINLAPAQFEAGFVSFAHTDDDIDRTIAACAKTIKTL; this is translated from the coding sequence ATGGGAAATAGCGATCTTTTTTCGAGAGCCGGGAAGGTCATCCCCGGGGGTGTCAACAGCCCGGTGCGCGCCTTCCGGGCCGTAGGCGGAACGCCGCTTTTCATCCGGGAAGCCTCCGGAGCAACGATCCGGGACACGGAAGGCAACAGCTATCTCGATTACGTCTGTTCCTGGGGGCCAATGATCCTGGGCCATGCCGAAGCCGGGGTTGTCGCCGCCATTCAGGCTGCTGCCGGCAGAGGCACAAGTTTCGGCGCCCCGACCGAACTGGAGATAGAAATGGCGGAAAGGATCGTCGCCGCTTTTCCCTCTATCGAGGCCGTCCGGATGGTAAGCTCCGGAACCGAGGCAACAATGACCGCGATCCGCCTGGCGCGCGGCTGGACAGGAAGAGACAAAATCGTCAAATTTACCGGCTGCTATCACGGACATGCCGACTCCCTGCTGGTAAAGGCCGGCTCCGGGGTGGCGACGCTCGGCATTCCGGGCAGTCCCGGGATCCCGAAAGCCCTCGCAGGGCTCACGCTCAGCCTGCCCTATAACGATCTTGAGGCCGTCCGCAAAACCTTCGCGAAATTCGGCGGGGAGATTGCCTGCATCATTGTCGAACCGGTTGCCGCCAACATGGGCGTTGTGATGCCCAAACCCGGCTTCCTGGAGGGACTGCGGGAAATAACAAGTGCCAACGGCAGCCTGCTTATTTTTGACGAGGTCATAACCGGATTCCGCGTCGCCTTTGGCGGCTGGCAGACCTTGACCGGGATTCGTCCGGATTTGACCTGCCTCGGCAAAATAATCGGCGGTGGTCTGCCCGTCGGGGCGATGGGGGGAAAAAGGGAGATTATGGAGCATCTTGCCCCGGTCGGGCCGGTTTATCAGGCGGGAACCCTTTCGGGAAATCCGCTCGCAATGAGCGCCGGCATCAAGACGCTCGATATCCTCCGGGGAAAAGACTATGCCGCGCTCGAGAAAAAAACCGCGAAGCTGGGCAACGCCTTTAGCGAGCTCTTTCAAACAAACAAAATACCGGTACAAATCAATCAGACAGGCTCTCTCTTCACGATCTTTTTCACCAAAGAAACGGTGGTTGATTACGAAAGCGCCCTGAAAAGCGACACCGCCCTCTTCGGCAAATTTTTTCATGGCATGTTGGCGGCGGGTATCAACCTCGCCCCCGCCCAGTTTGAGGCGGGTTTTGTCTCCTTCGCCCATACAGACGACGATATCGACCGAACAATCGCCGCTTGCGCAAAGACAATTAAAACACTGTAG
- a CDS encoding GDP-L-fucose synthase, which translates to MHEKRITVTGANGFLGKHLVRLLTERGYLHIQQANRPQYDLIRSEDIIRLYEEQKPDIVVHLAAKVGGIGYNLENPGSLFYENIMMGVPLLHQGFLHKIEKFVALGTICAYPKFTPVPFREDDIWNGYPEETNAPYGLAKKMLLVQAEAYRRQYGFNAIFLLPVNLYGPGDNFDPRSSHVIPALIKKCVDAIADGADEIVVWGSGKATREFFYVEDAAEAILLATERYNKSDPVNIGAGFEISIKDLVELIVELTGFTGRIIWDESKPDGQPRRMLDTGRASREFGFQAKTGFREGLTRTIAWYRESSQALERS; encoded by the coding sequence ATGCACGAAAAGAGAATAACGGTAACCGGCGCCAACGGCTTCCTTGGAAAGCACCTGGTCCGCCTCTTGACCGAGCGGGGCTATCTGCACATTCAGCAGGCCAATCGCCCCCAGTACGACCTGATTAGAAGCGAAGACATAATCAGGCTTTATGAGGAACAAAAACCGGACATCGTCGTCCATCTGGCCGCAAAGGTCGGCGGCATCGGCTACAACCTCGAAAACCCCGGTTCGCTGTTTTATGAAAACATCATGATGGGGGTGCCGCTGCTCCATCAGGGCTTCCTCCACAAGATAGAAAAATTCGTCGCGCTCGGCACGATCTGCGCCTACCCGAAGTTCACCCCGGTTCCCTTCCGGGAAGACGATATCTGGAATGGCTATCCGGAAGAGACCAATGCCCCCTACGGGCTCGCCAAGAAGATGCTTCTCGTCCAGGCTGAGGCCTACCGCCGGCAGTACGGCTTCAACGCCATTTTCCTGCTCCCGGTAAATCTGTACGGCCCCGGAGACAACTTCGATCCGCGCTCCTCGCACGTCATCCCCGCCCTGATCAAAAAATGTGTGGACGCCATTGCCGACGGCGCCGACGAGATCGTCGTCTGGGGTTCAGGCAAGGCGACCCGGGAATTCTTTTACGTGGAGGATGCCGCGGAGGCGATCCTGCTTGCCACGGAGCGCTACAACAAATCAGACCCGGTCAACATCGGCGCCGGATTTGAGATTTCGATCAAGGATCTGGTCGAATTGATAGTAGAGCTCACCGGCTTTACGGGACGCATCATCTGGGACGAATCCAAACCGGACGGCCAGCCCCGCCGCATGCTCGATACGGGCAGAGCCTCCCGGGAATTCGGCTTCCAGGCTAAAACCGGCTTCCGGGAAGGCCTGACCAGGACCATCGCCTGGTATCGGGAAAGTAGTCAAGCATTGGAAAGGTCTTGA
- a CDS encoding AtpZ/AtpI family protein, producing MDKETKRAAFRLAYASSIGISMVISIFGALYFGIWLDKKFGTAPWLTMVFLLMGVAAGFRNIYVMIRRSLNDEKADDSAGKGKSGRTRNNTFSNKD from the coding sequence GTGGACAAAGAAACAAAAAGAGCCGCTTTTCGCTTGGCCTATGCCAGCAGCATCGGCATATCGATGGTCATTTCGATCTTCGGCGCCCTTTATTTCGGGATCTGGCTCGACAAAAAATTCGGAACGGCGCCCTGGCTGACCATGGTTTTTCTCTTGATGGGCGTAGCCGCCGGCTTCCGGAACATATACGTTATGATCAGACGTTCCTTAAACGACGAAAAGGCGGATGATTCGGCAGGTAAAGGCAAGAGTGGACGCACAAGGAACAACACCTTTTCCAATAAAGATTGA
- a CDS encoding ATP synthase F0 subunit C, which produces MKKVFKISSLTTFMVMGYAAFAAAAETAAPAVAAAAGGAADSSKALVVVASIVVAGMTMAIGTITTALGMGNGLAAAANAVGRNPEAQGKVLITMMVGLAMIESLAIYTLVIALVLIYANPLVKLLGL; this is translated from the coding sequence ATGAAAAAAGTTTTTAAAATTAGTTCGTTGACAACATTTATGGTTATGGGTTACGCCGCCTTTGCGGCGGCTGCCGAGACAGCCGCTCCCGCCGTGGCGGCCGCCGCAGGTGGCGCTGCCGACAGCTCAAAGGCTCTTGTAGTTGTGGCGAGCATAGTGGTTGCCGGCATGACAATGGCTATCGGAACGATAACCACCGCCCTTGGCATGGGAAATGGTTTGGCCGCTGCCGCCAATGCCGTTGGCCGCAACCCCGAGGCGCAGGGCAAGGTTTTGATCACGATGATGGTTGGTTTGGCCATGATCGAGTCCCTCGCGATTTATACGCTTGTTATCGCTTTGGTATTGATTTACGCAAACCCGCTGGTTAAGCTGCTTGGCTTGTAA
- a CDS encoding hemolysin family protein produces the protein MEPVLSELAVIFILIIINGFFAAAELAVLSSRRSKISSIAATGDKKAKLVEQVQKEPHSFLATIQIGVTVVGSLASALGGSAAIQYLRPLLQSVPAPFISNAAEPLSIAIVVVLISYLFLVFGELAPKTIGLQYPEKIALNVVRPIHFISLAATIIVRFLTFSNRAALRLLRIKPKDGQAFVTREEVQQVLSEGSETGALTETEHTYIENVFEFSHTTVREVMVPRTRIVAIDRELPSDEIVRVVHENMYSRYPVFKDDMDHVIGFVHTKDILIGNLCSGREIDLAKIMRTPLFVPEGKKVSSLLREMQKKRIQMALVVDEYGIMSGLVTTEDLLEELVGEIEDEHDVGETRRVQKLPDGSMMVDALLPVNEMEEHLGIAVEEGLPFDTLAGLILDRFGRFPQKGEQVEWRDYILTCEEVTETAILKVKISRHAEPPGDSVATQVIEQKEDSD, from the coding sequence TTGGAACCGGTTTTAAGCGAGCTTGCAGTCATTTTTATCCTGATCATAATCAACGGCTTTTTTGCCGCCGCGGAGCTGGCGGTACTTTCCAGCAGAAGGAGTAAAATCTCCAGCATCGCCGCCACCGGGGACAAGAAAGCCAAACTCGTAGAGCAGGTGCAGAAGGAGCCGCACAGCTTTCTTGCCACCATCCAGATCGGCGTTACCGTCGTCGGTTCACTCGCCTCCGCGCTGGGCGGTTCGGCGGCAATCCAGTATCTGCGGCCTCTGCTTCAATCCGTGCCGGCCCCTTTTATCAGCAATGCCGCGGAACCCCTCTCGATCGCAATAGTTGTGGTTTTGATTTCCTATCTTTTTCTGGTGTTCGGGGAATTGGCGCCCAAAACAATCGGTTTGCAGTACCCCGAAAAGATTGCCCTGAACGTCGTGCGACCGATTCATTTCATCTCGCTTGCGGCAACCATAATTGTCCGTTTCCTGACCTTTTCCAACCGGGCCGCCCTCCGGCTTTTGAGAATCAAGCCTAAAGACGGACAGGCCTTTGTAACCCGCGAAGAGGTGCAGCAGGTGCTGTCCGAGGGGAGTGAAACCGGCGCCCTTACCGAAACGGAACATACCTACATAGAAAACGTCTTCGAATTTTCCCACACCACCGTAAGAGAGGTCATGGTGCCGCGAACGCGTATCGTCGCCATCGACCGGGAGCTCCCCAGCGATGAGATTGTCCGCGTTGTCCACGAAAACATGTACTCCCGTTACCCTGTATTCAAGGACGACATGGATCATGTGATCGGTTTTGTCCACACGAAAGACATCCTTATCGGCAATCTCTGCTCCGGCCGGGAAATTGACCTCGCAAAAATAATGCGGACCCCGCTTTTTGTCCCGGAAGGGAAAAAGGTGAGCAGCTTGCTGCGGGAGATGCAGAAAAAACGCATCCAGATGGCGCTGGTGGTTGATGAATACGGAATCATGAGCGGTCTGGTGACAACGGAGGATCTCCTCGAGGAACTCGTCGGGGAAATAGAGGACGAACATGACGTCGGCGAAACGCGGCGCGTCCAGAAGCTCCCCGACGGCAGCATGATGGTGGATGCGCTGCTGCCAGTCAATGAGATGGAGGAACACCTCGGCATCGCCGTTGAAGAAGGGTTGCCTTTTGATACACTGGCCGGGCTGATTCTGGATCGCTTTGGCAGATTCCCCCAGAAAGGCGAGCAGGTCGAATGGCGGGATTATATACTGACCTGCGAAGAGGTCACCGAAACGGCCATCCTGAAGGTGAAAATCTCCCGCCACGCAGAACCGCCAGGGGACTCCGTCGCCACCCAAGTTATCGAACAAAAAGAAGACAGCGACTAA
- the gmd gene encoding GDP-mannose 4,6-dehydratase → MKKALITGITGQDGSYLAELLLCKGYEVHGLIRRASTFNTGRIDHLYRDAHDPQARLFLHYGDLSVSGQLTDLLHDIQPDEIYNLGAQSHVRVSFDMPEYTGDITGLGTLRLLEAIRKTCIKTRFYQASSSEMFGAAPPPQSELTPFQPQSPYAAAKVYSYYIVRNYRDAYKIFASNGILFNHESPRRGETFVTRKITIAAARIKLGLQEKLFLGNLEAKRDWGFAGDYVEAMWLMMQQDNPDDYVIATGETHSVREFAEKVFARLGLDYQKYVSIDPRYFRPTEVDVLLGEPGKAVKALGWKPKVGFEALIDLMVAADMEAAQREKTLVSAGYSCSNHGAV, encoded by the coding sequence ATGAAAAAGGCACTTATCACCGGGATAACCGGACAAGACGGCTCCTACTTGGCCGAGTTGCTGCTTTGCAAGGGCTACGAGGTTCATGGACTGATCCGCCGGGCGAGCACCTTTAACACGGGGCGGATCGACCACCTCTACCGCGATGCCCACGACCCTCAGGCAAGATTGTTTCTCCACTACGGCGATCTGTCCGTCTCCGGCCAGCTTACTGACCTTCTGCACGATATCCAGCCTGACGAGATTTACAACCTCGGCGCACAAAGCCACGTCCGCGTCAGCTTCGACATGCCCGAATACACCGGCGACATAACCGGCTTGGGGACACTGCGACTTCTGGAGGCCATCAGAAAAACTTGTATAAAAACAAGATTTTATCAGGCATCGTCCAGCGAAATGTTCGGCGCTGCGCCCCCTCCCCAGAGCGAGTTGACCCCCTTTCAGCCGCAGAGCCCCTACGCTGCGGCCAAGGTTTACTCCTATTACATTGTTCGCAATTACCGGGACGCCTACAAAATTTTTGCCAGCAACGGCATCCTCTTCAATCACGAATCCCCGCGCCGCGGCGAAACCTTCGTCACCAGGAAGATCACCATCGCGGCGGCAAGGATCAAGCTGGGGCTCCAGGAAAAACTCTTTCTCGGCAATCTTGAGGCAAAGCGCGACTGGGGATTCGCCGGCGATTATGTCGAGGCGATGTGGCTGATGATGCAGCAGGATAACCCCGACGACTACGTTATCGCGACCGGAGAAACCCATTCCGTGCGGGAATTTGCAGAAAAGGTCTTCGCCAGGCTGGGGCTCGACTATCAAAAGTATGTCTCCATCGACCCCCGTTATTTCCGTCCCACAGAGGTGGATGTCCTGCTGGGGGAGCCGGGCAAGGCGGTCAAGGCGCTGGGGTGGAAGCCGAAGGTCGGCTTTGAGGCGCTGATAGACCTCATGGTTGCTGCCGACATGGAGGCCGCCCAACGGGAAAAGACGCTTGTTAGCGCCGGCTACTCCTGCAGCAATCATGGAGCTGTCTGA
- a CDS encoding DUF401 family protein, giving the protein MIRACEVNDKDIYGVDMGEWLLVLPAWLKVGVSFLGILLLNRLGFALGFSILLSSIALSLWSGAGMAGLYFQLDNFVLPGNYLLPVVIVLLLLLVEVLGKTGRMERTMNALQAMFKNRKTLLAGLPALIGMLPMPGGALFSAPLVAAVDDSRELAAPEKAAINYWFRHIWEYWWPMYPGTILAVKFSGLSFTKYMLLQFPFTIVTLVGGYFFLLRKLPAQESVVKSSLQSKKEDIFSALGPIFLLVLTAILGSSVLAANGVSKTVASLLAMLAGIILAITASLRGNSPAFRQSIGIFKRRNLWLMVLLIISVQVFSIVLRCPLDQAGRTIVAGMRDEFVRAGIPVFLIIIMVPFISGLVTGVAFGFVGASFPIVFAIIGAAPAPGVVASAIVLAYSSGYIGMMLSPLHVCFAVTCEYFGTRMSDVYRYLAGPSLLILLTGLILAGLYLTFL; this is encoded by the coding sequence TTGATCCGCGCCTGCGAGGTTAATGATAAGGATATTTACGGGGTGGATATGGGGGAATGGCTGCTGGTTTTGCCGGCCTGGCTGAAGGTCGGCGTATCATTTTTGGGGATATTGCTGTTAAACCGGTTGGGCTTTGCGCTCGGGTTTAGCATTTTGTTGTCTTCGATAGCTCTTTCCCTCTGGTCAGGTGCGGGGATGGCCGGTCTTTATTTCCAGTTGGACAACTTTGTTCTGCCAGGGAATTACCTGCTGCCTGTGGTTATCGTCCTTTTGCTCTTGCTGGTTGAAGTTCTCGGAAAGACCGGCCGCATGGAACGGACGATGAACGCCCTGCAGGCGATGTTTAAAAACCGAAAAACGCTTTTGGCCGGGCTGCCCGCCCTGATCGGCATGCTGCCGATGCCCGGCGGCGCCCTTTTTTCCGCCCCTCTCGTGGCGGCAGTGGATGACAGCCGTGAACTTGCGGCTCCGGAAAAAGCTGCCATCAATTACTGGTTTCGTCATATCTGGGAATACTGGTGGCCGATGTATCCGGGCACTATTCTGGCGGTTAAATTCTCGGGACTTTCTTTTACGAAATACATGCTGCTGCAGTTTCCCTTTACGATAGTTACGCTGGTGGGGGGATATTTTTTCCTTCTCCGGAAACTGCCCGCCCAAGAGTCAGTTGTCAAATCATCGCTGCAAAGTAAAAAGGAAGATATCTTTTCCGCCCTTGGCCCAATCTTCCTGCTGGTTCTGACGGCAATTCTGGGATCGTCCGTTCTTGCCGCCAACGGGGTTTCAAAAACAGTTGCGTCCCTGCTGGCAATGCTTGCCGGGATTATCTTGGCAATAACCGCCTCCCTGAGAGGCAACAGCCCCGCATTTCGGCAATCAATCGGCATCTTCAAAAGGCGCAATTTGTGGCTGATGGTGCTTTTGATAATAAGCGTGCAGGTTTTTTCCATAGTTTTGCGATGTCCGCTGGATCAAGCCGGCCGCACCATCGTTGCCGGCATGCGTGACGAGTTTGTCCGGGCGGGCATTCCCGTTTTTTTGATTATTATTATGGTGCCGTTCATTTCCGGATTGGTCACCGGGGTCGCCTTTGGCTTTGTGGGGGCGAGTTTTCCGATCGTTTTTGCCATTATCGGCGCCGCACCCGCCCCGGGGGTAGTTGCCTCAGCAATTGTGCTGGCTTATTCCAGCGGTTATATCGGGATGATGCTTTCTCCGCTGCATGTCTGTTTTGCCGTTACCTGCGAATACTTCGGCACCCGGATGTCGGATGTTTACCGTTACCTGGCGGGGCCATCCCTGCTGATTTTACTGACCGGACTCATTCTGGCAGGTCTTTATCTGACTTTTCTGTGA
- a CDS encoding ABC transporter permease — translation MGNDFWKRFRKNRMAVAGGLIVVFLFIVSLLAPWIATCDPNAINLKDVLAPPSIGHPFGTDQLGRDVLSRMIHGAGISLKVGFVATGIAILIGTILGALAGYYGRWVDAVIMRFVDIMLCFPTFFLILAVIAFLEPSIWNIMIVIGLTGWMGVTRLVRADFISLKERDFVQAARVIGAGDLRIIFLHILPNAMASVIVTATLGIAGAILTESALSFLGIGVQPPTPSWGNILTAGKDNIDIAWWLSLFPGLAILITVLGYNLLGEGIRDELDPRLRG, via the coding sequence ATGGGGAATGATTTCTGGAAGAGATTCCGTAAAAACAGGATGGCCGTGGCGGGGGGACTCATCGTTGTCTTTTTGTTTATCGTGTCGCTGCTGGCGCCGTGGATCGCCACCTGTGATCCGAATGCGATCAACCTGAAAGATGTGCTGGCGCCGCCTTCGATCGGTCATCCCTTCGGCACCGATCAGCTCGGCAGGGATGTTTTGTCCCGGATGATCCATGGGGCGGGGATTTCTCTGAAGGTCGGCTTTGTGGCGACGGGGATTGCCATCCTCATCGGGACAATTCTCGGGGCGCTTGCCGGATATTACGGCCGCTGGGTTGATGCCGTGATCATGCGGTTTGTTGATATCATGCTCTGCTTTCCGACTTTTTTTCTGATTCTGGCCGTGATCGCCTTTCTGGAGCCGTCGATCTGGAACATCATGATCGTCATCGGACTGACCGGCTGGATGGGGGTAACCAGGCTTGTTCGAGCCGATTTCATCTCGCTGAAAGAACGGGATTTTGTGCAGGCGGCCCGGGTTATCGGCGCGGGCGATCTGCGGATTATTTTCCTGCACATCCTGCCGAACGCAATGGCCTCGGTGATCGTAACGGCGACCTTGGGGATAGCGGGGGCGATTCTCACCGAATCGGCGCTGAGCTTTCTGGGAATCGGGGTGCAGCCGCCGACGCCGAGCTGGGGAAACATCCTGACCGCAGGGAAGGACAATATCGACATCGCCTGGTGGCTTTCCCTTTTTCCCGGGCTGGCGATTCTGATCACCGTTTTGGGTTACAATCTTTTGGGGGAAGGGATTCGCGACGAGCTTGATCCGCGCCTGCGAGGTTAA
- a CDS encoding TVP38/TMEM64 family protein — protein sequence MSRGILIKIFLLILFILLCIFSFIHFDLYNFFKDRERVTVFINSFGPLSVAIFIGLQILQVLIAPIPGELSGFVGGYLYGPLWGTLYSTIGLSIGSLLAFFLARWLGQPFIEKITSPATIQKYDYFVEHKGIPVIFVLFFIPGFPKDILSYIIGLSRLKASTFLLICATGRLTGTILLSLSGSYARSNHTGRLATVIAVGAVITILGSWKHEQILSLLRGKKKS from the coding sequence ATGAGCAGGGGCATCCTAATAAAAATATTTCTACTGATCTTATTTATTTTACTTTGTATTTTCTCTTTTATTCACTTCGATCTTTATAATTTCTTCAAAGACCGCGAGCGAGTAACGGTATTCATAAATTCGTTCGGTCCGCTTTCGGTAGCGATTTTCATCGGGTTGCAGATTCTCCAGGTTCTGATTGCCCCGATCCCCGGCGAGCTCAGCGGCTTCGTCGGGGGATATCTGTACGGACCTCTTTGGGGAACGCTTTACTCGACCATCGGCCTGTCCATTGGCTCCCTGCTCGCCTTTTTTTTGGCCCGCTGGTTGGGTCAGCCCTTCATCGAGAAAATAACCAGTCCCGCCACAATCCAGAAATATGACTATTTTGTTGAACATAAGGGAATACCGGTTATTTTCGTCCTCTTTTTTATCCCCGGTTTCCCGAAAGACATCCTGTCGTACATAATCGGCCTCAGCAGGCTTAAGGCATCGACATTTTTACTTATCTGCGCAACCGGCCGCCTTACCGGCACAATTCTCCTTTCATTAAGCGGCAGCTACGCGAGAAGCAACCATACCGGCCGGCTGGCAACAGTAATCGCAGTGGGGGCAGTTATTACCATTCTTGGCTCCTGGAAACATGAACAAATTCTGTCTCTGTTGCGCGGAAAGAAAAAGTCATGA
- a CDS encoding ATP synthase subunit I — translation MDAQGTTPFPIKIERAGWLLLLLLIAGSLPFRSYRLTLGIALGGIISVMNFRMLYGSLKNFLVADVNRIKGAVVRRYYIRMVITAILLFLIISGNIADVIGLVIGLSVIVLDITLTAVLTIFRKNTFEEL, via the coding sequence GTGGACGCACAAGGAACAACACCTTTTCCAATAAAGATTGAACGCGCCGGCTGGCTGCTGCTGCTCCTGCTGATTGCGGGGAGCCTGCCGTTCCGGTCGTATCGCCTTACCCTGGGCATCGCCCTCGGCGGCATTATCAGCGTCATGAATTTTCGTATGCTTTACGGAAGCTTAAAAAACTTTCTGGTTGCGGACGTCAATCGTATCAAAGGGGCGGTCGTCCGTCGCTACTACATCCGGATGGTCATAACCGCCATTTTGTTGTTTTTGATTATCTCCGGCAATATCGCCGATGTAATCGGCCTTGTCATCGGCCTTTCGGTAATTGTTCTGGATATAACCCTGACTGCCGTACTGACCATTTTTCGAAAAAACACTTTTGAGGAGCTTTGA